Proteins co-encoded in one Sebastes fasciatus isolate fSebFas1 chromosome 11, fSebFas1.pri, whole genome shotgun sequence genomic window:
- the LOC141776359 gene encoding tripartite motif-containing protein 16-like, with protein sequence MAQQENQLDHERFSCSICQDLLKDPVTASCGHSYCMNCIKGFWDGEDEKKIYSCPQCRQTFTPRPVLMKNTLISDLVEELKKTGLQAAPADHCYAGPEDVACDFCTGRKLKAFKFCLVCLVSHCEKHLQPHYDVAPLKKHKLVEPSKKLQENICSRHDEVMKIFCCTDQQCICYLCLMDEHKGHDTVSAERTERQRELEVSRLNIQQRIQDREKDVKLLQQEVEAVNRSADKAVEDSEKIFTELIRLMEKRSCDVKQQVRSQQETEVSRVKELQEKLEQEITELKRRDAEMKLLSHTEDHNQFLLNYPSLSPLSESTSSINIRPLSYFEDVTAAVSEVRDKLQDVLRDKWTNVSWTVSNVDVLLPQPEPKTRAGFLQYSREITLDPNTAHTKLLLSEGNRKATAKSEDQSYSSHPDRFTYMRQVLSRESLTGRCYWEVEWRGDGVHVAVAYKNISRAGENECGFGSNDKSWMLYSNNNSYTFWYNNIGFTIHYNYVQTPVSGPQSSKVGVYLDHSAGILSFYNVSETMTLLRRVQTTFTEPLYAGLGPYYHDGDSAELCKLR encoded by the coding sequence atggcgcagcaagAAAATCAGCTGGACCACGAAAGGTTCTCTTGTTCCATCTGTcaggatctactgaaggatccggtgactgcttcctgtggacacagctactgcatgaactgtattaaaggcttctgggatggagaggatgagaagaagatctacagctgccctcagtgtaggcagaccttcacaccgaggcctgtcctgatgaaaaacacctTAATATcagatttagtggaggaactgaagaagactggactccaagctgctcctgctgatcactgctatgctggacctgaagatgtggcctgtgatttctgcactgggaggaaactgaaagccttcaagttctgtctggtgtgtctggtctctcactgtgagaaacacctccagcctcattatgatgtggctccattaaagaaacacaagctggtggagccctccaagaagctccaggagaacatctgctctcgtcacgacgaggtgatgaagattttctgttgtactgatcagcagtgtatctgttatctctgcttaatggatgaacataaaggccacgacaccgtctcagcagaaaggaccgagaggcagagagagctggaggtgagtcgactcaacatccagcagaggatccaggacagagagaaagatgtgaagctgctccaacaggaggtggaggctgtcaatcgctctgctgataaagcagtggaggacagtgagaagatcttcaccgagctgatccgtctcatggagaaaagaagctgtgatgtgaagcagcaggtcagatcccagcaggaaaccgaagtgagtcgagtcaaagagcttcaggagaagctggagcaggagatcactgagctgaagaggagagacgctgagatgaagctgctgtcacacacagaggatcacaaccagtttctactcaactacccctcactgtcaccgcTCAGCGAGtctacatccagcatcaatatccgtcctctgagctactttgaggacgtgacggcggctgtgtcagaagtcagagataaactacaggacgttctgagagacaaatggacaaacgtctcatGGACAGTGTCTaatgtggatgttttactgccacaaccagagcccaagaccagagctggattcttacagtattcacgagaaatcacactggatccaaacacagcacacacaaagctgttattatctgaggggaacagaaaagcaacagcaAAGAGTGAAGATCAGTCTTattctagtcacccagacagattcacttaTATGcgtcaggtcctgagtagagagagtctgactggacgttgttactgggaggtggagtggagaggagatggagttcatgtagcagtcgcatacaagaATATCAGCAGAGCAGGGGAGAATGAATGTGGATTTGGATccaatgacaaatcttggatGTTATATAGTAACAATAACAGTTATACATTTTGGTACAACAATATCGGTTTTACAATTCATTACAACTATGTTCAaacccccgtctcaggtcctcagtcctccaaagtaggagtgtacctggatcacagtgcaggtattctgtccttctacaacgtctctgaaaccatgactctcctccgcagagtccagaccacattcactgagcctctctatgctggacttgGGCCTTATTATCATGATGGAGACtctgctgagttgtgtaaactcagatag